One Chitinophaga sp. H8 DNA window includes the following coding sequences:
- a CDS encoding DUF6452 family protein, translating into MKNIFKVLLVAAIPAIMVACEDETKVCDQTLRTDTRVHFKYDSADVVRDTIMPKVTLFALGKDSLYKKQPLGDLFLPLSQTEDESRFYLKVDSALVADTLTFRYKRTPHFISAGCGFSTFFTIDTVLTTQHTVDSLKINQKEVTTSNDTHITLHFNFE; encoded by the coding sequence ATGAAGAACATTTTTAAAGTATTACTGGTAGCGGCAATACCGGCCATTATGGTGGCTTGTGAAGACGAAACCAAAGTTTGTGATCAAACGCTCCGTACAGACACGCGTGTTCATTTTAAATATGACAGTGCTGATGTGGTGAGGGATACCATCATGCCTAAAGTAACGTTGTTTGCATTGGGTAAGGATAGTCTCTACAAAAAACAACCTTTAGGCGACCTGTTCCTGCCATTGTCGCAAACAGAAGATGAGAGCCGTTTTTATCTGAAGGTAGATTCTGCACTGGTGGCAGACACGCTTACCTTCCGGTATAAAAGAACACCGCATTTTATATCGGCGGGCTGCGGTTTCTCTACCTTCTTTACCATCGACACCGTGCTTACCACACAGCATACTGTGGACTCTTTAAAAATTAATCAAAAGGAAGTAACTACCTCTAATGACACGCATATTACCCTACATTTTAATTTTGAGTAG
- a CDS encoding ATP-binding cassette domain-containing protein, with amino-acid sequence METIATPFLSLHHITVRYLDKTLFTQLDWHIQQGEQWAITGGSGSGKTALLNTIAGKFNIINGSIQYHFYEAYRQQHTITDPYFNYRNLISLVGHHHTFRNLSNTVDFYYQQRFNSMDSGDAPTVQAYLYDTATSTPETEALLLPLQIAPLMHKELIKLSNGETRRVMIAKALLQKPVLLMLDNPFIGLDVKTRKDFGEMINHIIANGTTVLLVTTPTEIPDHITHVLTLDAGSISGQYTREEFMKRPVPPPAALPLPVMEAGKIAALAHQTNPPSFDTIVHMENVRVKYGENIILDDINWTILPNEKWALLGHNGAGKSTLLSLINADNPQAYANKIYLFDRKRGSGESIWDIKRKIGFVSPELHQYFTSRDNCMQVVCSGFHDVIGTSRKSTPAQGQIAADWMEVLGIAAHATVPFKQVPESAQRLTLLARALVKNPPLLIFDEPCQGLDPQQKLHFKQVIELLCEHMPVTLIFVTHYEEELPIAVNKFMRLNKGKSY; translated from the coding sequence ATGGAAACTATAGCAACACCTTTTCTTTCGCTGCACCACATTACCGTGCGTTACCTGGACAAAACCCTGTTTACCCAACTGGACTGGCACATTCAACAGGGAGAACAATGGGCTATTACCGGCGGCAGTGGTTCCGGCAAAACCGCCCTGCTAAATACCATTGCCGGAAAATTCAATATTATCAACGGTAGTATTCAGTATCACTTTTATGAGGCTTACCGGCAACAACATACGATTACAGATCCCTACTTTAATTACCGGAACCTGATTTCCCTGGTAGGGCATCACCATACTTTCCGCAACCTTTCCAACACGGTTGACTTTTATTACCAACAGCGCTTTAACAGTATGGATTCCGGAGATGCGCCTACTGTTCAGGCTTACCTGTATGATACGGCCACCAGCACACCGGAAACGGAAGCGCTGCTGCTGCCGCTGCAAATAGCACCGTTAATGCATAAAGAGCTTATCAAGCTTTCCAATGGTGAAACCCGGCGGGTGATGATCGCTAAAGCCCTGCTGCAAAAACCGGTATTACTCATGCTCGACAATCCATTTATAGGACTGGACGTAAAAACCCGGAAGGACTTTGGAGAGATGATCAACCATATCATTGCCAATGGTACTACGGTATTACTGGTTACCACGCCTACCGAAATACCGGATCATATTACCCATGTGCTTACCCTGGATGCCGGCAGTATCTCCGGGCAATACACCCGGGAAGAATTTATGAAACGGCCGGTGCCGCCGCCAGCTGCACTTCCCCTGCCGGTAATGGAGGCCGGCAAAATAGCCGCGCTGGCACATCAAACCAATCCGCCGTCTTTCGATACCATCGTACACATGGAAAATGTGCGGGTAAAGTATGGAGAAAATATCATCCTGGACGATATCAACTGGACCATCCTGCCTAATGAAAAATGGGCATTGCTGGGCCATAATGGCGCAGGAAAATCCACCTTGTTAAGCTTGATCAATGCAGATAACCCACAGGCCTATGCCAACAAGATCTACCTGTTTGACCGCAAACGCGGCAGCGGGGAAAGTATCTGGGATATCAAAAGGAAAATAGGCTTTGTATCTCCTGAACTCCACCAATACTTTACCTCACGGGATAATTGTATGCAGGTGGTATGTTCCGGATTTCATGATGTGATAGGCACTTCCCGTAAAAGTACCCCTGCTCAGGGACAGATAGCTGCCGACTGGATGGAAGTGCTGGGCATTGCCGCCCATGCCACCGTACCCTTTAAACAGGTACCGGAAAGTGCGCAACGCCTCACCTTACTGGCACGCGCATTGGTAAAAAATCCACCGCTCCTTATCTTTGATGAACCCTGCCAGGGATTGGACCCGCAGCAGAAACTGCACTTCAAACAAGTTATTGAATTATTATGCGAACATATGCCCGTGACCCTCATATTTGTAACCCATTATGAAGAGGAATTACCTATAGCGGTGAATAAGTTCATGAGGCTCAATAAGGGAAAAAGCTATTAG
- a CDS encoding DUF6048 family protein — translation MSSCFLTLAVQAQKKSATSKKDSVFVKPVVKKPARVNNDTTYMVPGGLRIGLDLSRFVVTAFQPYRKEIAVVADARITSNMYLAGELGYNNTSHSDSNYTYKGNGVYTTVGIDYNFLKKQEPRERHMLYGGIRYGFAHLSYEAPSYTIYNGYWGEKTTGSFPQTNISTHWVELILGMKVEVLTNLFLGWNIREKFLLTNVKDSDFPPIVIPGFGNASKKNSFDVQYTISYNLPLWKVKTTFAKPLISGKSKKEKEPEKKK, via the coding sequence TTGAGTAGTTGTTTTTTGACACTGGCTGTGCAGGCACAAAAGAAATCTGCCACCAGTAAAAAAGATAGCGTTTTTGTCAAGCCTGTGGTAAAAAAGCCCGCGCGTGTCAATAATGATACTACCTATATGGTGCCTGGAGGGTTACGGATAGGACTTGACCTCAGCCGTTTTGTTGTGACGGCTTTTCAGCCTTACCGCAAAGAAATAGCGGTAGTAGCTGACGCCAGGATCACCAGCAATATGTACCTGGCCGGAGAACTGGGATATAACAACACTTCTCATAGTGACAGCAACTATACTTACAAGGGCAATGGGGTATATACTACCGTGGGCATCGATTATAACTTCCTGAAAAAACAGGAACCCCGCGAAAGGCATATGCTTTATGGAGGGATCAGATACGGATTTGCACACCTGAGTTATGAAGCGCCTTCCTACACCATTTACAATGGCTATTGGGGAGAAAAAACAACAGGAAGTTTTCCGCAAACCAATATCAGTACTCATTGGGTAGAGCTGATCCTGGGCATGAAAGTAGAGGTATTGACCAACCTCTTTCTGGGCTGGAACATCCGGGAAAAATTCCTGCTGACGAACGTGAAGGACAGCGATTTTCCACCTATTGTGATTCCCGGATTCGGCAATGCCTCCAAGAAAAACTCCTTTGATGTACAATACACCATTTCTTACAACCTGCCGTTATGGAAAGTAAAAACCACTTTTGCCAAACCGCTTATTTCCGGCAAATCAAAGAAAGAAAAGGAGCCTGAAAAGAAAAAATAA
- the uvrA gene encoding excinuclease ABC subunit UvrA: MAKKKENATVPAALLTPADDQIEIIGAREHNLKNLDLVLPKNKLVVITGISGSGKSSLAFDTIYAEGQRRYMESFSAYARQFIGDMERPDVDKISGLSPVISIEQKTTNKNPRSTVGTITEIYDFLRLLYARIGQAYSYNTGKRMTRFSEEEILEHLFKNYPKKKLVILAPLVRGRKGHYRELFEQVRKQGYVKVRVDGEILDLKERMQVDRYKIHDIELVIDRIQVQDDARVRISQSVQKALQMGKGLMFVMDHDSQKVSQYSRQLMCEDTGISYEEPSPNTFSFNSPYGACPRCKGLGTIYQINMDEVLPDKSKSINDGGLAPLGEARETFTFKQVQQLARKHKFSLTAPISSLPEKALNILLFGDENGKLDVDMGFDENGTATYATEYEGVVNMVRRYFNDTSSDHVRTWAEGFMQLSTCPDCEGTRLKKESLSFRVDQKNIAELSAMDLDKLATWFRDIETRLEKKENAIAKDILKEIRERLGFLLNVGLSYLSLGRPTRSLSGGESQRIRLATQIGSQLMGITYILDEPSIGLHQRDNMQLIEALKNLREMGNTVIVVEHDKDIMLHADHLVDIGPGAGVHGGQIIAQGIPKEILKLNTPTAGYLNGKRAIPIPAVRRKGNGKSLELKGATGNNLKNVSIKLPLGTFICVTGVSGSGKSTLINETLYPILSKHAYDSKQVPMPYKSVKGLENLDKVIEIDQSPIGRTPRSNPATYCGFFTDIRTLFAQVPEAKIRGYNAGRFSFNVKSGRCDVCEGGGMRVIEMNFLPDVYVHCEKCNGRRYNRETLEIRYKGKSISDVLDMTVDEAVEFFNAVPFIYRKIKTLQDVGLGYITLGQSAVTLSGGEAQRVKLATELSKKDTGKTIYILDEPTTGLHFQDILLLLNVLNKLVDRGNTVLVIEHNLDVIKMADYIVDLGPEGGGGGGTILCAGTPEEVSSCKDSHTARFLKKELGS; the protein is encoded by the coding sequence ATGGCAAAGAAAAAAGAAAACGCAACGGTACCAGCAGCTTTATTGACACCTGCCGATGATCAGATAGAAATAATCGGTGCACGTGAGCATAACCTCAAAAACCTGGATCTGGTATTGCCCAAAAATAAACTGGTGGTGATCACCGGTATTAGTGGCAGTGGCAAATCTTCACTGGCTTTTGACACGATCTATGCAGAAGGCCAGCGCCGGTATATGGAAAGTTTTTCTGCATACGCCCGCCAGTTCATAGGTGATATGGAAAGGCCTGATGTAGACAAAATATCCGGCCTGTCGCCGGTGATTTCCATCGAGCAAAAAACCACCAATAAAAACCCACGCTCTACCGTAGGTACCATCACTGAAATATACGATTTCCTCCGCCTGCTGTACGCGCGTATAGGACAGGCCTATTCCTACAATACGGGCAAACGTATGACGCGTTTCTCGGAAGAAGAAATACTGGAACACCTGTTTAAAAACTACCCTAAGAAAAAACTGGTGATCCTGGCACCGCTGGTACGTGGCCGTAAAGGACACTACCGGGAACTGTTTGAACAGGTGCGCAAACAGGGATATGTAAAAGTGCGGGTAGACGGGGAAATACTGGACCTGAAAGAAAGAATGCAGGTAGACCGGTACAAGATCCATGATATAGAACTGGTAATAGACCGGATACAGGTGCAGGATGATGCCCGGGTGCGTATCAGCCAGAGCGTGCAGAAAGCCCTGCAAATGGGGAAAGGGCTCATGTTTGTAATGGACCATGACAGCCAGAAGGTGAGCCAGTACAGCCGCCAGCTGATGTGTGAGGATACGGGTATCTCTTACGAGGAACCTTCTCCCAATACTTTTTCCTTTAACTCTCCCTATGGTGCATGTCCCCGCTGTAAAGGCCTGGGCACCATCTATCAGATCAATATGGATGAGGTACTGCCGGACAAAAGCAAGTCGATTAATGATGGGGGCCTTGCTCCTTTAGGGGAAGCCAGGGAAACATTCACTTTTAAACAGGTACAGCAACTAGCCCGCAAACATAAATTTTCGCTCACCGCCCCCATCTCCTCCTTGCCGGAAAAAGCACTGAACATACTCTTGTTTGGTGATGAAAACGGAAAACTGGATGTAGATATGGGTTTTGACGAAAACGGTACCGCCACCTATGCTACAGAATATGAAGGAGTGGTAAATATGGTACGCCGGTATTTCAATGATACTTCTTCTGATCATGTGCGCACCTGGGCTGAAGGATTTATGCAGCTCAGCACCTGCCCTGATTGTGAAGGTACCCGCCTCAAAAAGGAAAGCCTTTCTTTCCGGGTAGATCAAAAAAACATTGCGGAACTGAGTGCAATGGACCTGGATAAACTGGCCACCTGGTTCCGGGATATTGAAACCCGGCTGGAAAAGAAAGAAAACGCTATTGCTAAAGATATTCTCAAGGAAATACGGGAACGGCTGGGCTTTTTGCTCAATGTAGGTTTAAGCTATCTTTCTCTGGGCAGGCCTACACGCAGCCTCAGCGGCGGAGAATCACAGCGTATCCGCCTGGCTACGCAGATAGGCTCCCAGCTGATGGGCATTACCTATATCCTGGATGAACCCAGTATAGGACTCCACCAGCGGGATAATATGCAATTGATAGAAGCCCTGAAAAACCTCCGGGAAATGGGCAATACCGTGATCGTGGTAGAGCATGATAAAGACATTATGCTGCATGCAGATCACCTGGTAGATATAGGTCCCGGTGCAGGGGTACATGGCGGGCAGATCATTGCACAGGGGATCCCCAAAGAGATCCTCAAACTGAATACCCCTACGGCAGGATATCTGAATGGCAAACGTGCCATTCCCATTCCTGCGGTAAGAAGAAAGGGAAATGGCAAATCTCTGGAACTGAAAGGCGCTACGGGCAACAACCTGAAAAATGTTTCCATAAAGCTGCCGCTGGGTACATTCATTTGTGTAACCGGTGTATCCGGTAGTGGTAAATCTACCCTCATCAATGAAACGCTGTACCCGATCCTGTCCAAACATGCGTATGATTCCAAGCAGGTACCCATGCCATACAAAAGCGTGAAAGGGCTGGAAAACCTGGATAAGGTGATCGAGATCGACCAGTCGCCTATCGGCCGTACACCCAGGAGTAATCCTGCTACCTACTGTGGATTTTTTACTGATATCCGTACCTTGTTTGCACAGGTGCCGGAAGCTAAAATAAGAGGCTATAATGCCGGGCGTTTTTCCTTCAATGTAAAAAGCGGTCGCTGTGATGTGTGTGAAGGCGGCGGGATGAGGGTTATTGAAATGAACTTCCTGCCAGACGTATACGTGCATTGCGAAAAATGCAACGGACGCCGGTACAACCGCGAAACACTGGAAATCCGTTATAAAGGAAAATCTATTTCTGATGTACTGGATATGACGGTAGACGAAGCGGTGGAATTTTTCAATGCCGTACCGTTTATTTACCGGAAAATAAAGACCTTGCAGGACGTGGGATTGGGCTATATTACATTGGGCCAGTCGGCGGTAACCCTTTCAGGTGGCGAGGCACAAAGGGTAAAACTGGCTACTGAGCTGTCTAAAAAAGATACCGGCAAAACTATTTACATACTGGATGAACCTACTACCGGTTTGCATTTCCAGGACATCTTATTGTTGCTGAATGTATTGAATAAACTGGTAGACCGTGGTAATACTGTATTGGTGATAGAACATAACCTGGATGTAATCAAAATGGCTGATTACATTGTAGACCTGGGTCCGGAAGGCGGTGGTGGCGGTGGCACTATTTTATGTGCAGGCACACCAGAAGAGGTGAGCTCCTGTAAAGACAGTCATACCGCCCGGTTCCTGAAGAAAGAACTGGGAAGCTAA
- a CDS encoding M28 family metallopeptidase — protein MYRNGGFILLLLVALQAAGQQTITRNPIIANMVAAVRADNMEKDIHQLVAFGTRHTLSSITDKKQGIGAARNWVLQRFSSYIAGSGGRLSVQLDTVTLPPNGKRLDVPVHLGNVMATLKGTDPADKRVFIVSGHLDSRASDIMNRTIAAPGANDDGSGVVALLEMVRVMHQTPFPATIIFVAVSGEEQGLLGADHLAEKAARQGWEVEAMLNNDMIGQSTSSETNLTGNTVVRVFSEGIPALADEKMLAQIRAEGMENDSRSRQLARYVKEVGERYVDALEVMMVYRSDRFLRSGDHVPFLRRGFTAVRITDLYENYIRQHQDVRKENGIQYGDLPEYMDFEYLRKNTCLNLAVLSNLASAPAIPQTVKMDVKELTNMTRISWQKPVYGTARGYYVLLRETSSPTWQKKIYTTATEMTLPYSKDNYFFAVQAVGENGAESLAAFAGK, from the coding sequence ATGTACAGGAATGGGGGCTTCATATTACTATTACTGGTGGCCTTGCAGGCAGCGGGACAGCAGACTATTACGCGTAACCCCATCATTGCCAATATGGTAGCAGCAGTACGTGCGGATAATATGGAAAAGGATATCCATCAGCTGGTGGCTTTTGGTACCCGGCATACCCTGAGTAGCATTACAGATAAAAAGCAGGGCATCGGGGCTGCACGTAACTGGGTATTGCAGCGGTTCAGTAGCTATATAGCCGGTTCGGGAGGCCGGCTTTCCGTACAACTGGATACCGTTACACTGCCACCTAACGGGAAGCGGCTGGATGTGCCGGTACACCTGGGTAATGTAATGGCTACTCTGAAGGGCACAGATCCTGCGGATAAACGGGTATTTATTGTTAGCGGACACCTGGATAGCCGGGCTTCAGATATCATGAACCGCACCATCGCTGCACCGGGAGCTAATGATGATGGCAGCGGGGTGGTAGCCCTGCTGGAAATGGTGCGGGTGATGCATCAGACCCCTTTTCCGGCTACCATCATTTTTGTGGCGGTGAGCGGAGAAGAACAAGGGCTGCTGGGAGCTGATCACCTGGCAGAAAAGGCTGCCCGGCAAGGCTGGGAAGTAGAAGCGATGTTGAATAATGACATGATCGGACAAAGCACTTCCAGCGAAACTAACCTGACCGGTAATACGGTGGTGCGGGTGTTTAGCGAAGGCATACCTGCACTGGCAGATGAGAAAATGCTGGCACAGATCCGGGCAGAAGGTATGGAAAATGACAGCCGCTCCCGGCAGCTGGCACGTTATGTCAAGGAAGTGGGGGAACGGTATGTAGACGCTTTAGAGGTGATGATGGTATACCGTAGTGACCGCTTTTTGCGTAGTGGTGATCATGTGCCATTTTTGCGCCGGGGATTTACGGCGGTACGTATTACAGATCTGTATGAAAACTATATCCGCCAGCACCAGGATGTGCGGAAGGAAAATGGCATACAGTATGGCGATCTGCCAGAATACATGGACTTTGAATACCTGCGTAAAAATACCTGCCTGAACCTGGCAGTACTGTCCAATCTGGCCAGCGCACCTGCTATCCCGCAAACCGTGAAAATGGATGTAAAGGAACTGACCAATATGACCCGTATTTCATGGCAAAAACCAGTGTACGGTACTGCCAGGGGATATTACGTATTGCTGCGGGAAACGAGCAGCCCTACCTGGCAAAAGAAAATTTATACTACCGCAACGGAAATGACCCTGCCTTATTCAAAAGATAATTATTTCTTTGCAGTACAGGCGGTGGGAGAAAACGGTGCAGAAAGCCTGGCCGCTTTTGCCGGAAAATGA
- a CDS encoding GNAT family N-acetyltransferase, whose product MNWVIKTFEELTIAELYAILHLRSEVFVVEQHCNYQDMDYADQQAIHVQGYTEQGNLGVYTRVFAAGVKFDEASIGRVVSAAAVRGTGAGRLLMQKSIAVLEELYGKVPIRIGAQLYLKKFYESLGFEQKSGIYLEDNIEHIEMVRAGAV is encoded by the coding sequence ATGAATTGGGTAATAAAAACATTTGAGGAGCTGACTATAGCTGAACTATATGCTATACTGCATCTGAGGAGTGAGGTGTTTGTGGTGGAACAACATTGCAACTACCAGGATATGGACTATGCCGATCAGCAGGCGATTCACGTACAGGGATATACGGAGCAGGGAAACCTGGGAGTATATACAAGGGTGTTTGCTGCCGGAGTAAAATTTGACGAAGCCTCTATTGGCAGGGTAGTGAGCGCTGCTGCTGTACGGGGTACAGGGGCCGGCAGATTACTCATGCAAAAATCAATTGCTGTGCTGGAAGAACTGTATGGAAAAGTGCCCATCCGGATAGGCGCACAACTTTATTTGAAAAAGTTTTATGAATCACTGGGGTTTGAACAAAAAAGCGGGATCTACCTGGAAGATAATATTGAGCATATAGAAATGGTAAGAGCGGGAGCCGTATAA